The sequence below is a genomic window from Sphingobacterium sp. ML3W.
GGTTGATATCCGCATCGGATTCTGCAGAGACCATGGATTGGTTATTGGCGCAAGATGGCAGGCAGAATTATATGGATGCTTTTTACAAGACACCCTATTCCAATCAGCTGTCGTTGAACATCAATGGTGGCAGTGCACTCAATGCCTATGGTTTTGGAGTGGGTTATACCACCGATCTGAACCATTTGGATGCCAAAGGTAAAAAGCTTAATATCCAGTTGTCGAATAGTTTCCGACCTGTAGAGCGCTTGCAGATTGATCTGAATGTACAGTTTACCGATCAGCAGAGCCGTTCTGGTAAACCAGAGTATTCTAGATTTCAATATTCTGGCAATGTAGCTCCTTACGTATTTTTTAGAGATGCTGTAGGAGAGGAGATTCCTTTTGATATTCATTATAATACTTCTTACCTGAATTCCAAATTTCCAAGTCCTTACCAAGATTGGGGATATTATCCACTCTCGGATTATAAGCAGGATATCCAGTATCGAAAATTGAACGAATGGTATGCCACCACAAGTATCCGGTATAAATTATTTTCTTTTTTAAGTGCGAATGCTTCTTTTCAGTGGCAACATCAAGAGAGTAATATGGAACATTACTATGGGAAGGAGAGCTACTATACCCGAATCTTGATCAATAAATATTCAACAGTTAATAAAACGAATGGGCAGGTGAAGTATAACGTGCCAGTGGGAGATATCAGGATGTTGAATAGGCAATCGGGTAATTCTTATACCGCGCGCGGACAGTTGGATTTTAATAAGGAAACAGGGAGGCATCGCATACGAGGTATTGTGGGCGCGGAAGTTCGGGAACGGACATTAGAAGGTTTTGAGAGTAGTGTATATGGCTATAATAAAGTGCCCTTGACTACTATACCTGTAGATCATGTGACAGTATTTTCGATAACAGCCCCGGCATCTGCTGGCGGGGTAATCCCGGGGCAACCTGGTTTAACAAAAACCAATAACCGATTTGTTTCGCTTTATAGCAATTGGAATGAGGTCTTCCAAGATAAATATGGATTATCTGCTAGTTTCAGGCAAGATGGTGCCAATATTTTTGGAGCAAATAGTAACGATAGATGGTCGCCCCTTTGGTCGGTAGGCGCCTCGTGGCAGCTGGACAAAGAAGATTTTTTTAAGGCAAACTGGGTGGATAACTTAAAAATCCGCACCACCTATGGCTATAGTGGTAATGTGGATCTGCGGAAGACGCCGTACCCAATTGCACAGGCTGGAGTGGATCTGAATGGAACTGGATACCCCATATTGAGTATCGAGACGCTCAATGACCCTTCTTTACGATGGGAGAAAGTGAGTACATTGAATTTTGGAGCAGATTTCTCCATCTTACAAAATCGGATATCAGGCTCTATTGACCATTACATCAAAAAAGGACTGGATCTGTATGGCTTGTCCAATTATGATTATACCACATGGGGAGCTTCTGGTACCATTAACAAAAATGTGGCAAGTATGGAAGGCCGAGGTTGGGACTTTACCATTAATACACGGAATACAATAGGACAGGTTGCTTGGAGTACTCGTTTATTATTGGGGCTGAACAAGAACAGGACTACGGCATACTATGCAGCTCCATTCACGGGTATTAGGTCATTTTTGGGACCTTCTGGAGATTTGTATCAACCTGTGGTGGGGAGACCTCTACATGGATTCTCAGGGTATACCTGGGTGGGGTTAAACGAAGAAGGGATGCCACAAGGTTTATTGAATGGTGAAGCGAGTACCGATTATGTGGCGCTAAATCAGATAGGGATCGATCAGCCTGAAGGTAGTGAATCCATCAGATTTGTCGGTTCTTCTAAACCACAGGTCTTTGGCAATATGATCAATACTTTAACTTGGAAAGGGCTTGAACTGGCCGCTAATGTCAGTTTTAAAGGAGATTACTATTTCTATAGACCAGTAACTGTTTATACTTCTTTGTTTGCTAGAGGAGACGCTTATCCCGATTTTGAGCAGCGCTGGAAGCAAACGGGTGATGAAAAAAGGACCAATGCACCTGTTATGGTATATCCCCATAATGGAAATCGGGATACTTTTTATCGAAATGCTGCAATTAATATATTAAAAGCAGATCATCTACGCCTGGAGTATATCTCGTTGGCGTGGCAGAAGCAATCGCAAATGGGCTATCGGAAGATGAATATTCGATTATTTGCCAATGTCAGCAACATAGGCATATTATGGACGGTCAATAAGGAAAATCTGGATCCTGAATTTGCTTACCGATTGCGCCCTTCTAAAACCTATTCAATCGGTATACAGATTGATTATTAAACTATGTAGATAATGAAAAAACTAAAATCAATAAAAACAGTGTTCCTATTCTGGATGCTGTTGATGTTAACAGCTTGTGGTAAATACTTAGATATCCAGTCTAATGATGCTATCATCGTACCTAAAGATTTGGTCAGCCTGCAAAAATTATTGGACAATTCCGAAAAGATGAATAGAGGAATTGCTTCGTATGGGGAAGCATCAGCCGATGACTTTTTTATCAAACAGACGACTTACGATAATTTAAATGAAGAGGATAAACGAAATTATACCTGGGACAATGACATGGATGAGTATGATAACGATTGGGCTAGGGGATATGCACCTGTCTACATCAGTAATCTGGTGTTGGATCAGTTGCAGGATATAGAGCCAGCTCCCGAGGAGGTTGGTATTCGAGATCAGGTGATGGGGTCAGCGCTGTTTTATCGCGCCAATCAGTATTTGTCACTGCTTTGGACCTATGCCAAAGCCTATAGTGTGGCGACGGCATCCTCGGATTTAGGTATTGTATTGCGTAATTCCTCGGATTTTAATGAAAAATCGACCCGTTCATCGGTTAAAGTCTGTTATGATCAGGTTATCCAAGATTTGCGTACGGCTATGGTCTTGCTTCCAGATCATGCTACGCATGTGATGCGTCCATCCAAAACGGCAGCTTATGGCGTGTTGGCACGTACGTATCTCTCGATGGGAAGGTACGATTCGGCCTATTATTTTGCAGATAAGGTGTTGGAAATTAATGATGAGCTGTTGGACTATAACAATCCCCTAGAGGTCAAACTAACAACTAATTTTCCGTTCACGCGTTTTAATAAGGAGGTTATCGCTCATTTTCAACTCACTATTATTAGTCCATTTCAAAATTATGCGAATATTCAAGCGGATACCATGTTATACCGCATGTATAGTTCGGATGATCTGCGTAAACAGGCTTATTTTTTAACGAATTCTTCTCCTTATATCACAGTAAAAGGTAACTATTCTGGACAAGCGGGGTATGTTACTTATTTGTTTGGAGGTTTGGCCACGGATGAATTTTACTTGGTTCGCGCCGAGTGCTTAGCCCGGGCAGGTAAATTGGTGGAGGCACAGGCTGATTTGAATGATTTGCTCGTGAAACGTTATCGAACGGGTACTTTCCAACCTTATCAATTGACGAATCAACAAGCGGTACTGCAATTGATCTTACAGGAAAGAAGAAAGGAGTTATTCCTACGGGGTTTGCGTTGGAGCGATATCAAAAGATTGAATTTGGAAGGGGCAAACATTTCGATAAAACGAAAGATAGATGCGAAAGAATTTCTATTGGAAGCAAATTCCAATCGATTTGCATTACCATTACCCATAGATATCATTCGGGAAACGGGGATGCCGCAGAATCCAACTTAATGTAGCTCATTTATACTGTTCAAATAATAGCTCATTAAAAAAAGGAACGGCTCAAATTTTTTGGGCCGCCCTTCCTTCAGAACCTCAACAATGGCTTATGTGCGATTGATAGCTCTGAATGGTGTTGGACTAGTTCCTCCAGTTCGGGTAGGGATGTATCCCGAAGGAGTATTCTGTGCACCTAAAGCGATTTTCACTGGATCTAAACTTGTACCAGTTAAATCGGTATGCTCAACCAATTGCATACAGGCTAGTTCGTTAGCCCCATCACAGGTCTCGCTATTTGGAGTGGTAGTCCAATTCGATGAATCTTCTACTTGGGCTTGATTAGTCTCATCACCATCGAAATAGACCGCCACAGTATATCTGGCTTGTTGTATATTTACACCAGTTGCTTTAAAAGCTGAAAAAGTAATTACTACAGCGGCAGCTACCATAGCTAGCGCATATTTTTTTATGAAATTTAAAGTTTTCATATTGCAATGTTTTATAGTGTATTTCGTGAAAAATACAGTTGGAATTAATTGTAAGTTTTTAAAATTGGTAATCATAATTTTTGCCTACGTCCTAAAAAACTGATTTCGACGGTTTTTATTGGTGACCGCACTACTATAGCGCAGTGAACCTACCTACTGGGGTAAGGTTGCATTTTTTCGGGTACGACAAAAACGTTATCTGCCCAAGCGAGTTGCTGCTTTTGTACCGTACCCTCAGCACTGAGTGTAGCATAGAGCAGAAATAGGGCTACACGCTTTCGGTATTCCCTATGTGGGTTTGGTGTGGTCGGCTTTAATTGTGTCAAATATAATCCTACTATCGACACCATAAGCAATACCATATTGATGACAAGGTGTTGTTCCCAGGATATATCATTAAAAATGCTGCTACAGTGACAAGGCGTTTTTTCATAGACATCAAGCACCCCCAATCCGATAAAAATAGTGAAGGCTGTCAAGAGCAGGATAGAACCCCAATAACCCCAGCGCTGCAATTGGTGGCCTCGAAATATCAGCAGGAAACCTGTCAGTATTTCTATCAAGGGTATCAGCCAAAATATAATTCCGATCGACCATACAGGTAGGGGTTGCTGATGTAGGGAGAGTTCAAAATTTTTCCAACTCGTCGCTTTCTCCAAGCCTACAAAAAGCCAAAAGATGATCAGAAAGATGCTGATGCTGTACGTGGTGATATTTTTTATCGTGTTTTTCATAATTGTTCCTTTTCACTTCCGCTTAACAGCATTCGTGTATGTCGATTGTTCCGTTGCTCTTTTCGTTATAATACCATTGTTCTTTTAGGAGTACTTCTGTTACTGCTTCCTCCAAATTGAGGTCCTGATTTTTAAAATTGAGAGGGGGCAGCCGAATGCTTCCCATTATTAAACTGAATAGACACGTCAGTAAAAAAACGATACTTATGTATATCTCGAGTCGATTGGTCTTATTATTCATCGTGTCTGTTTTTATATACCGGTCTGTTAAAATCTTTAATCAAAGATAAAGGGCACGGCTGGGCGAGCGTTAGGCATAATCCGTTTTTTATCTAGGCATAATCCGTCACTTAAAAATATATTGCCTGCTGCAGATGTAAGTTCAGCCATAATAATCGGATGCTTGGTAGGGATAGCCACCTGGTAAACAGTGGTAACTATGGAGGTAGGCAAGGATGCTATAATTGATCTTATGACGGTTGAATAGGGATAGTATAGCTGAAAAGTCTAATGGGTCTACCCCGTAGTTTGGGTAGGGACGCAGGATATCTTGTATGATTTGTATGAGCTCATTTTGCCTATGATAGCACTCTATATAGGGGATGTCATGTTCATCTAGGTCGTGATATTCCTGCTGGGCAGCGAATATATAGCGCAAGTCGGAATCGGTATGGTGCCAGTGATAATGTTCGGTTTCTAATATTTCGAAGATAACCTGCATGCAGTGGAATTGGTCCATATCTGCAACCAATACCGGTACATCTCGCAGATAACCGTTCGTCAGATTTTCTTTTTCTATCAGCTGCTGTTCAT
It includes:
- a CDS encoding RagB/SusD family nutrient uptake outer membrane protein; protein product: MKKLKSIKTVFLFWMLLMLTACGKYLDIQSNDAIIVPKDLVSLQKLLDNSEKMNRGIASYGEASADDFFIKQTTYDNLNEEDKRNYTWDNDMDEYDNDWARGYAPVYISNLVLDQLQDIEPAPEEVGIRDQVMGSALFYRANQYLSLLWTYAKAYSVATASSDLGIVLRNSSDFNEKSTRSSVKVCYDQVIQDLRTAMVLLPDHATHVMRPSKTAAYGVLARTYLSMGRYDSAYYFADKVLEINDELLDYNNPLEVKLTTNFPFTRFNKEVIAHFQLTIISPFQNYANIQADTMLYRMYSSDDLRKQAYFLTNSSPYITVKGNYSGQAGYVTYLFGGLATDEFYLVRAECLARAGKLVEAQADLNDLLVKRYRTGTFQPYQLTNQQAVLQLILQERRKELFLRGLRWSDIKRLNLEGANISIKRKIDAKEFLLEANSNRFALPLPIDIIRETGMPQNPT
- a CDS encoding MauE/DoxX family redox-associated membrane protein, which gives rise to MKNTIKNITTYSISIFLIIFWLFVGLEKATSWKNFELSLHQQPLPVWSIGIIFWLIPLIEILTGFLLIFRGHQLQRWGYWGSILLLTAFTIFIGLGVLDVYEKTPCHCSSIFNDISWEQHLVINMVLLMVSIVGLYLTQLKPTTPNPHREYRKRVALFLLYATLSAEGTVQKQQLAWADNVFVVPEKMQPYPSR
- a CDS encoding SusC/RagA family TonB-linked outer membrane protein; translation: MKVFFSTLLCSVWVLLCQAQQTEPEWVKGQVHSKDERKALAGVTVKVLPSRDMGATGQDGSFMVRVNSLRDSLQISIVGYVTVTFVAAYVQKQGKIYLSKKMNYLEEAEVVNTGYESIQTKDLTGAVDVVTKEMLNQQTGLNILDRLNNITPSIRFDNKGIRNGDLQKLNFSVRGLSTINGNLDPLVVLDGFIYEGDIQNIDPNNVESISILKDAAASSIWGARAGNGVIIITSKKGSFQVNQKTKISLSNTFITKDKPDLKQLYEVPNKDFIDVEKMLFDKGYNDPILRFNPYIASTPAVNLFNNRKKGLISASDSAETMDWLLAQDGRQNYMDAFYKTPYSNQLSLNINGGSALNAYGFGVGYTTDLNHLDAKGKKLNIQLSNSFRPVERLQIDLNVQFTDQQSRSGKPEYSRFQYSGNVAPYVFFRDAVGEEIPFDIHYNTSYLNSKFPSPYQDWGYYPLSDYKQDIQYRKLNEWYATTSIRYKLFSFLSANASFQWQHQESNMEHYYGKESYYTRILINKYSTVNKTNGQVKYNVPVGDIRMLNRQSGNSYTARGQLDFNKETGRHRIRGIVGAEVRERTLEGFESSVYGYNKVPLTTIPVDHVTVFSITAPASAGGVIPGQPGLTKTNNRFVSLYSNWNEVFQDKYGLSASFRQDGANIFGANSNDRWSPLWSVGASWQLDKEDFFKANWVDNLKIRTTYGYSGNVDLRKTPYPIAQAGVDLNGTGYPILSIETLNDPSLRWEKVSTLNFGADFSILQNRISGSIDHYIKKGLDLYGLSNYDYTTWGASGTINKNVASMEGRGWDFTINTRNTIGQVAWSTRLLLGLNKNRTTAYYAAPFTGIRSFLGPSGDLYQPVVGRPLHGFSGYTWVGLNEEGMPQGLLNGEASTDYVALNQIGIDQPEGSESIRFVGSSKPQVFGNMINTLTWKGLELAANVSFKGDYYFYRPVTVYTSLFARGDAYPDFEQRWKQTGDEKRTNAPVMVYPHNGNRDTFYRNAAINILKADHLRLEYISLAWQKQSQMGYRKMNIRLFANVSNIGILWTVNKENLDPEFAYRLRPSKTYSIGIQIDY